Proteins encoded together in one Kribbella voronezhensis window:
- the ald gene encoding alanine dehydrogenase — protein MKVGVPKEVKNHEYRVAITPAGVHEFVRNGHEVLIEQGAGSGSLLTDEEFVAAGARIVPTADDVWADAELVLKVKEPVAEEYHRMRRDQVLFTYLHLAASPETTKALTDSGITGIAYETVQLPDGSLPLLAPMSEVAGRLAPQAGSYHLMANGGGRGVLMGGVSGVHAARVVVIGAGVAGMNAAAIALGMQAEVQLFDRNIARLRDADRTYQGHLRTVASNAFEIERAVLDADLVIGAVLVTGAKAPKLVSNELVSRMKPGSVLVDIAIDQGGCFEDSRPTTHADPVYKVHNSLFYCVANMPGAVPNTSTYALTNVTLPYAVELANLGWREALKNDHSLALGLNTFGGHVTYGPVAEAHGLDQLKLDEVLV, from the coding sequence GTGAAGGTCGGAGTTCCGAAGGAAGTCAAGAACCACGAGTACCGGGTGGCGATCACCCCGGCCGGCGTGCACGAGTTCGTGCGTAATGGGCACGAGGTTCTGATCGAGCAAGGGGCCGGTAGCGGTTCGCTGCTCACCGACGAAGAGTTCGTGGCCGCCGGTGCGCGCATCGTGCCGACCGCCGACGACGTGTGGGCCGACGCCGAGCTGGTGCTCAAGGTGAAGGAGCCGGTCGCCGAGGAGTACCACCGGATGCGCAGGGACCAGGTGCTGTTCACCTACCTGCATCTGGCGGCCAGCCCCGAGACCACCAAGGCGCTGACCGACTCCGGCATCACCGGGATCGCGTACGAGACGGTCCAGCTTCCGGATGGATCGCTTCCCCTGCTCGCCCCGATGAGCGAGGTCGCGGGCCGGCTCGCGCCGCAGGCCGGCTCCTACCACCTGATGGCCAACGGCGGCGGCCGCGGTGTCCTGATGGGCGGTGTCTCCGGTGTGCACGCGGCCCGGGTGGTCGTGATCGGCGCCGGTGTCGCCGGGATGAACGCGGCGGCGATCGCGCTCGGCATGCAGGCCGAGGTGCAGCTGTTCGACCGCAACATCGCCCGGTTGCGCGACGCGGACCGCACCTACCAGGGCCACCTGCGCACGGTCGCCTCGAACGCCTTCGAGATCGAGCGCGCCGTCCTCGACGCGGACCTGGTCATCGGCGCGGTCCTGGTCACCGGGGCGAAGGCGCCGAAGCTGGTCAGCAACGAGCTGGTGTCGCGGATGAAGCCGGGCAGCGTGCTCGTCGACATCGCGATCGACCAGGGTGGCTGCTTCGAGGACTCGCGCCCGACCACGCACGCCGACCCGGTCTACAAGGTGCACAACTCGCTGTTCTACTGCGTCGCCAACATGCCCGGCGCGGTGCCGAACACCTCGACGTACGCGCTCACCAACGTGACGCTGCCGTACGCCGTGGAGCTGGCGAACCTCGGCTGGCGGGAAGCGCTGAAGAACGACCACAGCCTCGCGCTCGGCCTGAACACCTTCGGCGGCCACGTCACCTACGGCCCGGTCGCCGAAGCGCACGGCCTGGACCAGCTGAAGCTCGACGAGGTCCTGGTCTGA
- the xerD gene encoding site-specific tyrosine recombinase XerD, whose product MSGEITRAVSAYLDHLTVERGLAANTLASYRRDLRRYGEYLGGAGIDSLGRITEAVIGDFLMRLREGDADHPPLTASSAGRTVVAVRGFHKFCLREGLTAVDPAAAVKPPTPPQRLPKALTVDEVTRILSAAAGAEAEPAVLATRDAALLEFLYGTGARISEAVGLDVDEVDLETGTVLLRGKGSKERVVPVGSYARDALSAYQVRGRPDLVGRGRGSHALFLNARGGRLSRQSAWTVLRRAAERAGIAKEISPHTLRHSFATHLLDGGADVRVVQELLGHASVTTTQVYTLVTVDKLREVYATSHPRALSS is encoded by the coding sequence CTGAGCGGGGAGATCACTCGGGCGGTCAGCGCGTACCTCGACCATCTGACGGTCGAACGCGGGCTGGCCGCCAACACCCTCGCGTCGTACCGGCGGGACCTGCGCCGGTACGGCGAGTATCTCGGCGGCGCCGGGATCGACAGCCTCGGCCGGATCACCGAGGCGGTCATCGGCGACTTCCTGATGCGTCTTCGCGAAGGCGACGCCGACCATCCGCCGCTGACCGCGTCGAGCGCCGGCCGGACGGTCGTCGCGGTTCGCGGGTTCCACAAGTTCTGCCTGCGCGAGGGGCTGACCGCGGTCGACCCGGCGGCCGCGGTGAAGCCGCCGACTCCGCCGCAACGGTTGCCGAAGGCACTGACGGTCGACGAGGTCACGCGGATCCTGTCCGCTGCGGCCGGCGCCGAGGCGGAGCCCGCAGTACTGGCTACTCGCGATGCCGCGTTGCTGGAGTTCCTGTACGGGACGGGCGCCCGCATCTCCGAGGCGGTCGGGCTGGATGTGGACGAGGTCGATCTGGAGACCGGCACGGTGCTGCTGCGCGGCAAGGGCAGCAAGGAGCGCGTCGTACCGGTCGGCTCTTACGCTCGCGACGCCCTGTCGGCGTACCAGGTGCGGGGCCGTCCCGACCTGGTCGGCCGAGGCCGTGGTTCGCACGCGTTGTTCCTGAACGCCCGCGGCGGCCGGCTCTCCCGGCAAAGTGCGTGGACCGTACTACGGCGTGCGGCCGAGCGCGCCGGGATCGCCAAGGAGATCTCGCCGCACACGCTGCGCCACTCGTTCGCCACCCATCTCCTCGACGGCGGCGCCGACGTCCGCGTGGTCCAGGAGTTGCTCGGTCACGCGTCAGTCACCACCACCCAGGTCTACACGCTCGTCACGGTCGACAAGCTCCGCGAGGTCTACGCCACCTCGCACCCGCGCGCCCTCTCGTCCTGA
- a CDS encoding low temperature requirement protein A has protein sequence MTEDVKVAEERHASWLELFFDLIVVAAAAQISHRLHGAETVGQVAACAAMFYAIWSVWTSTSVYANVAGERTRQLSVLLTMLGVGVMTASVPGVWPGLLPEGDHHPGNRTVAFTVAFLYCRAIAARSAGRDGQVITFWPGTQSLMATPWIVALFVPEETAHWLWAGAIAADLMFSLMGSRNPKALERTEQAMLRQQEDRRRKDRFARLLSLGRVTPAEAPQPTLLSVAKVERGHLDERLGLFVIIVLGEAVAQVVAADADLVWTVPVVLASVLAFALLVGLWRLTTLYGFSTAPRTTAPLEPSIALSAHLGVTAAMIAIAAGLGGLIMAAGEHLATMERGYLFGGLALYFVVSVLTGIAGRAPLKWFLGWALPSLLASVAVAVLGHPLPAWSLAVLAGVILLWFSTYNWLSELKESRARAT, from the coding sequence GTGACGGAAGACGTGAAGGTTGCCGAAGAACGGCATGCGAGTTGGCTGGAGTTGTTCTTCGACCTGATCGTGGTGGCTGCCGCGGCGCAGATCTCGCACCGGCTGCACGGTGCGGAGACCGTCGGTCAGGTAGCTGCCTGCGCGGCGATGTTCTATGCGATCTGGAGCGTCTGGACCTCGACCAGCGTCTACGCCAACGTCGCGGGGGAGCGGACCAGGCAGTTGTCCGTCCTGCTGACGATGCTCGGCGTCGGCGTCATGACGGCATCGGTACCCGGTGTCTGGCCCGGGCTACTGCCCGAGGGCGACCACCACCCCGGTAACCGCACGGTCGCGTTCACGGTCGCGTTCCTGTACTGCCGGGCGATCGCGGCCAGGTCGGCCGGTCGCGACGGTCAGGTGATCACCTTCTGGCCCGGGACCCAGAGTCTGATGGCCACGCCCTGGATCGTCGCGCTCTTCGTACCGGAGGAGACCGCGCACTGGCTGTGGGCCGGGGCGATCGCCGCCGACCTGATGTTCTCGTTGATGGGCTCCCGCAACCCGAAGGCCCTGGAGCGGACCGAGCAGGCCATGCTGAGGCAGCAGGAGGACCGCCGGCGCAAGGACCGCTTCGCCAGGCTGCTGTCGCTCGGCCGGGTGACCCCGGCGGAGGCCCCGCAGCCGACGTTGCTGTCCGTCGCAAAGGTCGAACGCGGTCACCTGGACGAACGCCTCGGCCTGTTCGTCATCATCGTGCTCGGCGAGGCAGTGGCCCAGGTGGTCGCCGCCGACGCCGACCTGGTCTGGACAGTTCCGGTCGTCCTCGCCTCCGTGCTGGCGTTCGCGCTGCTGGTCGGACTGTGGCGGCTCACCACCCTGTACGGCTTCAGTACGGCGCCGCGCACGACCGCGCCGCTGGAGCCGTCCATCGCGCTGTCGGCGCATCTCGGGGTCACCGCCGCCATGATCGCCATCGCGGCCGGGCTCGGTGGGCTGATCATGGCGGCCGGCGAACACCTGGCGACGATGGAACGCGGCTATCTGTTCGGTGGCCTCGCCCTGTACTTCGTCGTGAGCGTGCTGACCGGGATCGCCGGACGGGCGCCGCTGAAGTGGTTCCTCGGGTGGGCCCTGCCGAGTCTGCTGGCGTCGGTCGCGGTCGCGGTCCTCGGACACCCGTTGCCCGCCTGGTCGCTGGCAGTGCTCGCCGGCGTGATCCTGCTCTGGTTCTCCACCTACAACTGGCTGAGCGAGCTGAAGGAATCGCGGGCCCGCGCGACGTAG
- a CDS encoding ParA family protein, translating into MAPVNDPHGPRNKIGPTGRPLPDLPEVKPPTRRGPAQVIAMCNQKGGVGKTTTTINLGAAIAETGRKVLLIDFDPQGSASIGLGVQPHDLELSVYNLLMQRDITPAEVIQATRVDNLDLLPANIDLSAAEVQLVQEVAREYTLQRVLEPIIPLYDVILIDCAPSLGLLTVNALTASNGIVVPLECEFFALRGLAMLTDTIGKVQDRLNPKLEIVGILGTMFDGRTTHAREVLDRVVQAFDERVFHTVIRRTVKFPETTVVGEPITTYAPSSQAATQYRDLAKEVLARCPVG; encoded by the coding sequence ATGGCACCTGTGAATGACCCGCACGGTCCGAGGAACAAGATCGGACCGACCGGCCGGCCGCTTCCCGATCTGCCGGAAGTGAAGCCGCCGACGAGGCGCGGACCCGCGCAGGTGATCGCGATGTGCAACCAGAAGGGTGGCGTCGGCAAGACCACGACGACCATCAACCTGGGTGCCGCGATCGCCGAGACCGGGCGCAAGGTGCTGCTGATCGACTTCGACCCGCAGGGCTCCGCCTCGATCGGCCTGGGCGTGCAGCCGCACGACCTGGAGCTGTCGGTCTACAACCTGCTGATGCAGCGCGACATCACCCCCGCCGAGGTGATCCAGGCGACCCGGGTGGACAACCTCGACCTGCTGCCGGCGAACATCGACCTGTCCGCGGCCGAGGTCCAGCTGGTCCAGGAGGTCGCCCGCGAGTACACGCTGCAGCGCGTCCTGGAACCGATCATCCCGCTGTACGACGTGATCCTGATCGACTGTGCCCCGTCCCTCGGCCTGCTCACCGTGAACGCGCTGACCGCGTCGAACGGCATCGTCGTGCCGCTGGAGTGCGAGTTCTTCGCGCTGCGCGGCCTGGCGATGCTGACCGACACGATCGGCAAGGTGCAGGACCGGCTGAACCCGAAGCTGGAGATCGTCGGCATTCTCGGCACCATGTTCGACGGGCGCACCACGCACGCCCGGGAGGTGCTCGACCGGGTCGTCCAGGCCTTCGACGAGCGCGTCTTCCACACCGTCATCCGGCGTACCGTCAAGTTCCCCGAGACCACGGTCGTCGGCGAGCCGATCACGACGTACGCGCCATCGTCCCAAGCGGCTACCCAGTACCGCGACCTTGCCAAGGAGGTGCTGGCGCGTTGTCCCGTCGGGTGA
- a CDS encoding segregation and condensation protein A produces MSDAPTSELPIELPGAVDSELPTAAEGKGFSVHLVNFEGPFDLLLQLISKHKLDITEISLSQVTDDFIAHIKALGSEWDLDQTSEFLLIAATLLDLKAARLLPQGDVEDAEDLALLEARDLLFARLLQYRAFKQIAALMQNRMAEEAKRFPRAVGMEPRFADLLPEVLLGVDPAGLAALAARALAPKENVPEGVSLTHLHAPAVTVREQALVIVDRLRRQRSTTFRALVADSPDTVTTVCRFLALLELFREAAVAFDQVTPLGELTIRWTGTDDGEIDVSDEFDEVAEPESTEGEAPEVPDETPEWFSSGTPVTVDDPPEAENTAVQNETVEQ; encoded by the coding sequence ATGAGCGACGCCCCCACCTCGGAACTGCCGATCGAGCTGCCGGGCGCTGTCGACTCGGAGCTGCCGACCGCGGCCGAGGGCAAGGGCTTCAGCGTTCACCTGGTCAACTTCGAGGGTCCGTTCGACCTGCTGCTGCAGTTGATCAGCAAGCACAAGCTGGACATCACCGAGATCTCGCTGTCCCAGGTCACCGACGACTTCATCGCGCACATCAAGGCGCTCGGGTCGGAGTGGGACCTGGATCAGACCTCGGAGTTCCTGCTGATCGCGGCGACGCTGCTGGATCTGAAGGCGGCCCGGCTGCTGCCGCAGGGCGATGTCGAGGACGCGGAGGATCTGGCGCTGCTGGAAGCGCGCGACCTGCTGTTCGCGCGGCTGTTGCAGTACCGGGCGTTCAAGCAGATCGCGGCGCTGATGCAGAACCGGATGGCGGAGGAGGCCAAGCGGTTCCCGCGGGCGGTCGGGATGGAGCCGCGCTTCGCCGATCTGTTGCCGGAGGTGCTGCTCGGCGTCGACCCGGCCGGGCTGGCCGCGCTGGCTGCTCGCGCGTTGGCGCCCAAGGAGAACGTTCCCGAGGGCGTTTCGCTGACCCACTTGCACGCGCCGGCGGTGACGGTTCGTGAGCAGGCGCTGGTCATCGTCGACCGGCTGCGGCGCCAGCGCAGTACGACGTTTCGCGCGCTGGTCGCCGATTCGCCGGACACGGTCACGACGGTGTGCCGGTTCCTGGCGCTGCTGGAGTTGTTCCGGGAGGCGGCGGTGGCGTTCGACCAGGTGACGCCGCTGGGTGAGCTGACGATCCGGTGGACCGGTACCGACGACGGTGAGATCGACGTCAGCGACGAGTTCGACGAGGTGGCGGAGCCGGAGTCGACCGAGGGTGAGGCGCCCGAAGTACCGGACGAGACGCCGGAGTGGTTCTCCTCCGGTACTCCGGTGACCGTGGACGACCCGCCCGAGGCCGAGAACACAGCAGTCCAGAACGAGACGGTGGAGCAGTGA
- the scpB gene encoding SMC-Scp complex subunit ScpB: MTEDQTTTELDPTPAESATADALESVSETEQVVDREEDGEVAPAEVDDEAAPFGDDEGVLSGEEVVVDDETMRRALEAILMVTDEPLPALTLARTVGRPTVDVTNALNELAGEYTEQGRGFDLREVGGGWRYYTRADAAQYVERFVLDGQQSRLTQAALETLAVVAYKQPVSRARVSAIRGVNVDGVMRTLISRGLVEEAGSDTESQATLYRTTSYFLERMGMQSLDDLPELAPYLPDMDDMEEELAAQNTAPTAGEADATAEVVETGAVEKPVAEHEETGGELELAEELETGGELEPAEELEAGGDPVEGDADPAEIPAGEEDADGNDADDDSADFDAAEGDSDDSADSDDSDIEDGEDAGGVTADVGAEDLDESADERLAAAEELEAAGAADGFEGDEGADGSQYRTQADDRDE; the protein is encoded by the coding sequence GTGACCGAAGACCAGACCACGACCGAGCTCGATCCCACCCCTGCGGAGTCGGCGACCGCTGACGCGTTGGAGTCGGTGAGCGAGACCGAACAGGTCGTCGACCGGGAAGAAGACGGAGAAGTCGCGCCGGCTGAGGTTGACGACGAAGCTGCGCCGTTCGGGGACGATGAAGGGGTCTTGTCGGGGGAAGAGGTCGTTGTCGATGACGAGACCATGCGGCGGGCGCTGGAAGCTATTTTGATGGTGACGGACGAGCCGTTGCCGGCGTTGACGTTGGCGCGGACCGTCGGGCGGCCGACTGTTGATGTGACGAACGCGCTGAACGAGTTGGCGGGGGAGTACACCGAGCAGGGCCGTGGGTTCGACCTGCGGGAGGTGGGCGGTGGCTGGCGGTACTACACGCGCGCCGACGCGGCGCAGTACGTCGAACGGTTCGTCCTCGACGGGCAGCAGTCGCGGTTGACCCAGGCGGCTCTGGAGACACTGGCTGTGGTCGCCTACAAGCAGCCGGTCAGTCGCGCGCGGGTCTCGGCCATCCGTGGGGTGAACGTCGACGGCGTGATGCGTACGCTGATCAGCCGCGGGCTGGTCGAAGAAGCCGGCTCGGACACCGAGTCGCAGGCGACCCTGTACCGGACCACCTCGTACTTCCTGGAACGGATGGGCATGCAAAGCCTCGACGACCTGCCCGAACTCGCGCCCTACCTCCCCGACATGGACGACATGGAAGAGGAGTTGGCCGCCCAGAACACCGCGCCGACCGCCGGCGAGGCCGACGCGACCGCCGAGGTGGTCGAGACTGGTGCGGTGGAGAAACCTGTGGCTGAGCACGAGGAAACCGGCGGAGAGCTGGAACTGGCTGAGGAGCTGGAGACCGGCGGAGAGCTGGAACCGGCCGAGGAGCTGGAGGCCGGCGGTGACCCGGTCGAGGGCGACGCCGATCCGGCGGAGATCCCGGCCGGTGAAGAAGATGCCGATGGCAACGATGCTGACGACGACAGTGCCGATTTCGACGCTGCTGAAGGTGATTCGGACGATTCCGCCGATTCGGACGATTCGGACATCGAGGACGGTGAGGACGCCGGTGGGGTGACCGCCGACGTTGGCGCGGAGGACCTCGACGAGTCGGCGGACGAGCGGTTGGCGGCGGCCGAGGAGCTGGAGGCGGCGGGCGCGGCCGACGGGTTCGAGGGCGACGAGGGAGCCGACGGTTCGCAGTACCGGACGCAGGCCGACGATCGCGATGAGTGA
- a CDS encoding pseudouridine synthase, which yields MSDTEETGIRLQKALAQAGIASRRNSELLIEQGRVEVDGVVVTEFGTRVDPAVSVIRVDGERIPPLTDHAYIVFNKPRGVVTTMSDPQGRPCIADYVHDRPERLFHIGRLDTDTEGLLLLTNHGEFAHRLAHPSYEVSKTYVAEVDGNVKPGVLRQLLDGVKLEDGPAQADTVKIVSSVKGRTLIQITLHEGRNRIVRRMFDAVGHPVKRLTRTAIGPVRRGNLHTGELRDLDQKELGQLLDLVDL from the coding sequence ATGAGTGACACCGAGGAGACCGGGATCCGGCTCCAGAAGGCACTCGCCCAGGCGGGGATCGCCAGCCGGCGGAACTCCGAGCTCCTGATCGAGCAGGGCCGGGTCGAGGTCGACGGCGTCGTCGTCACCGAATTCGGCACCAGGGTCGACCCCGCCGTCTCGGTGATCCGGGTCGACGGCGAGCGCATTCCGCCGCTCACCGATCACGCGTACATCGTGTTCAACAAACCACGCGGTGTCGTCACCACGATGTCGGACCCGCAAGGCCGGCCGTGCATCGCCGACTACGTCCACGACCGCCCCGAGCGGCTCTTCCACATCGGCCGCCTCGACACCGATACCGAGGGCCTGCTGCTGCTCACCAACCACGGTGAGTTCGCGCACCGGCTCGCCCACCCGTCGTACGAGGTCTCCAAGACGTACGTCGCCGAGGTGGACGGCAACGTCAAGCCGGGCGTACTGCGTCAGCTCCTCGACGGCGTCAAGCTCGAGGACGGCCCGGCCCAGGCCGACACGGTGAAGATCGTCTCCAGCGTCAAGGGCCGGACGCTGATCCAGATCACCCTGCACGAGGGCCGCAACCGGATCGTCCGCCGCATGTTCGACGCGGTCGGCCACCCGGTCAAACGCCTCACCCGGACGGCGATCGGTCCCGTCCGCCGCGGCAACCTGCACACTGGCGAACTGCGCGATCTCGACCAGAAAGAACTGGGTCAGCTGCTCGACCTGGTCGACCTCTGA
- the pafA gene encoding Pup--protein ligase: MNRRIFGLENEYGVTCTFRGQRRLTPDEVARYLFRRVVSWGRSSNVFLRNGARLYLDVGSHPEYATGECDSVTDLIAHDKAGERILEGLLVDAQKRLHDEGIFGDVYLFKNNTDSAGNSYGCHENYLVSRHGDFAKLADVLIPFLVTRQLICGAGKVLQTPRGAVYSVSQRAEHIWEGVSSATTRSRPIINTRDEPHADAERFRRLHVIVGDSNMSETTMLLKVASTDLVLRMIEAGIVMRDLTLDNPIRAIREISHDMTGRREVRLANGREASALDIQGEYLTKARDFVDRRELGTPAVERALSLWERTLKAIESGDLSGIEREIDWVIKYRLIERYRQQNNLGLASPRVAQLDLAYHDIHRPRGLYYLLERKGAVTRVVDDLRVFEAKSVPPQTTRARLRGEFIKRAQERRRDFTVDWVHLKLNDQAQRTVLCKDPFKSHDERVEKLIASM; encoded by the coding sequence GTGAACCGGCGAATCTTCGGCCTGGAGAACGAGTACGGAGTCACCTGCACTTTTCGCGGTCAGCGCCGACTGACCCCCGATGAGGTGGCGCGGTACTTGTTTCGGCGAGTCGTGTCCTGGGGGCGGAGCAGTAACGTCTTCCTCCGCAACGGGGCCCGGCTCTACCTCGACGTGGGCTCCCACCCGGAGTACGCGACGGGTGAGTGCGACTCGGTCACCGACCTGATCGCACATGACAAAGCCGGCGAGCGGATCCTCGAGGGACTGCTCGTCGACGCCCAGAAGCGGCTGCACGACGAGGGCATCTTCGGCGACGTCTACCTGTTCAAGAACAACACCGACTCGGCCGGCAACTCCTACGGCTGCCACGAGAACTACCTGGTCAGCAGGCACGGCGACTTCGCCAAGCTCGCCGACGTGCTGATCCCGTTCCTGGTCACCAGGCAGCTGATCTGCGGCGCCGGCAAGGTGCTGCAGACGCCGCGCGGCGCGGTGTACTCCGTGAGCCAGCGCGCCGAGCACATCTGGGAGGGCGTGTCCAGCGCGACGACGCGGTCCCGGCCGATCATCAACACCCGTGACGAGCCGCACGCGGACGCCGAGCGGTTCCGCCGGCTGCACGTGATCGTCGGCGACTCGAACATGTCCGAGACCACGATGCTGCTGAAGGTCGCCAGCACCGATCTCGTCCTGCGGATGATCGAGGCCGGCATCGTGATGCGCGACCTGACGCTGGACAACCCGATCCGGGCGATCCGCGAGATCAGCCACGACATGACCGGTCGCCGCGAGGTCCGGCTGGCCAACGGCCGCGAGGCGAGCGCCCTGGACATCCAGGGGGAGTACCTGACCAAGGCGCGCGACTTCGTGGACCGCCGCGAGCTCGGTACGCCGGCGGTCGAGCGCGCGCTGTCGCTGTGGGAGCGGACGCTGAAGGCGATCGAGTCCGGCGACCTGTCCGGGATCGAGCGCGAGATCGACTGGGTGATCAAGTACCGGCTGATCGAGCGCTACCGCCAGCAGAACAACCTCGGCCTGGCGAGCCCGCGGGTCGCCCAGCTCGATCTGGCGTACCACGACATCCACCGTCCCCGCGGGCTGTACTACCTGCTCGAGCGCAAGGGCGCGGTCACCCGGGTGGTCGACGACCTGCGCGTGTTCGAGGCGAAGTCGGTGCCGCCGCAGACGACCCGGGCGCGGCTGCGGGGCGAGTTCATCAAGCGGGCCCAGGAGCGCCGCCGCGACTTCACCGTCGACTGGGTGCACCTGAAGCTGAACGACCAGGCCCAGCGCACCGTTCTCTGCAAAGACCCGTTCAAGTCCCACGACGAACGAGTCGAGAAGCTCATCGCGAGCATGTGA
- a CDS encoding FKBP-type peptidyl-prolyl cis-trans isomerase translates to MRKLLSLVAVLALGSSLAACGSDDSKAGGDFGKSGIKVTEEFGKKPTVTHRDGEPDKSLVTEVLKEGDGPVVTKGELLTANYLGQIWRDNKVFDNSYDRGAPSSFPIGVGGVISGWDEGLVGKKIGSRVLMSIPADKGYGPSGGNEKAGITKDDTLIFVVDLVGAAANDTKLDADPVAAPATPFKVTGELNAEPKVTVPAGTKPPAKPGKPVVIATGKGKPVEKASQLVGRYVVYDYTGKKQASTWDGTPASASAPAQPGAPTDQLQVGPGPNGQTGALDGLAGIPIGSRVLVELPASKDDKGKTVNAFAVIDILNAFPAPKPASPAATPSN, encoded by the coding sequence GTGCGCAAGTTGTTGAGTCTGGTCGCTGTGCTGGCGCTGGGGTCGTCCCTGGCCGCCTGCGGCTCGGACGATTCCAAAGCCGGAGGCGACTTCGGCAAGTCCGGGATCAAGGTGACCGAGGAGTTCGGCAAGAAGCCGACCGTGACGCACCGCGACGGGGAGCCCGACAAGTCCCTGGTGACCGAGGTGCTCAAGGAGGGCGACGGCCCGGTCGTCACCAAGGGCGAACTGCTCACCGCGAACTACCTCGGCCAGATCTGGCGTGACAACAAGGTGTTCGACAACTCCTACGACCGCGGGGCGCCGTCGTCGTTCCCGATCGGCGTCGGTGGCGTGATCTCCGGCTGGGACGAGGGCCTGGTCGGCAAGAAGATCGGCAGCCGTGTGCTGATGTCGATCCCGGCCGACAAGGGCTACGGCCCGTCGGGCGGTAACGAGAAGGCCGGCATCACCAAGGACGACACGCTGATCTTCGTCGTCGACCTGGTCGGCGCGGCCGCCAACGACACCAAGCTGGACGCGGACCCGGTCGCCGCGCCGGCCACCCCGTTCAAGGTCACCGGCGAGCTGAACGCCGAGCCGAAGGTCACGGTTCCGGCCGGGACCAAGCCGCCGGCCAAGCCGGGCAAGCCGGTCGTGATCGCCACCGGCAAGGGCAAGCCGGTCGAGAAGGCCAGCCAGCTCGTCGGCCGCTACGTGGTCTACGACTACACCGGCAAGAAGCAGGCCAGCACCTGGGACGGCACGCCGGCCTCGGCGTCCGCACCGGCGCAGCCCGGCGCCCCGACCGACCAGCTCCAGGTCGGCCCGGGTCCGAACGGCCAGACCGGTGCCCTGGACGGCCTCGCCGGTATCCCGATCGGCAGCCGGGTCCTGGTCGAACTCCCGGCCAGCAAGGACGACAAGGGCAAGACGGTCAACGCCTTCGCCGTGATCGACATCCTCAACGCGTTCCCGGCCCCGAAGCCGGCCAGCCCGGCCGCAACGCCGTCGAACTGA
- a CDS encoding DUF3866 family protein — protein sequence MRWREGVVSGLGRGWPGAQELAVVIGDRAVRALAYPDLVGSPAVGDRVLLNVGALDRGLGTGGYALVVAIPDRLPPDPPETGHLVKARYTPLQSMVLGADEQDSPDHAVLRDADDLFGTPVVVADLHSALPAVLAGVFEARPGTRVVYVMTDGGALPLAFSRTVPALKDAGWLGGTVTVGQAFGGDREAVTVHTGLLTAVHVLAAEVVVITQGPGNLGTGTRWGFSGVQSGEAVNAIATLGGRAVASLRISEADPRPRHRGISHHSLTAYGRVALQPADVVVPELGGDFGDLVRDAAEPLKARHRVVRVSVDGLYDALAAAPVKLSTMGRNLDTDRAYFEAAAAAGRHAAGLVDVPLGRQKAV from the coding sequence ATGCGGTGGCGTGAAGGGGTTGTCAGCGGACTCGGGCGGGGCTGGCCGGGGGCGCAGGAACTGGCTGTGGTGATCGGGGACCGGGCCGTGCGCGCGCTGGCGTACCCGGACCTGGTCGGGTCGCCTGCTGTGGGTGACCGGGTGCTGCTGAACGTCGGCGCACTGGACCGTGGTCTGGGTACCGGCGGCTACGCGCTGGTGGTGGCCATCCCCGACCGGCTCCCACCCGATCCGCCGGAGACGGGCCACCTGGTCAAGGCCCGGTACACACCGCTGCAGTCGATGGTGCTGGGCGCCGACGAGCAGGACTCCCCCGACCACGCCGTACTGCGTGACGCCGACGACCTGTTCGGTACGCCGGTGGTCGTGGCGGACCTGCACTCCGCTCTGCCGGCCGTGCTGGCCGGGGTGTTCGAAGCGAGGCCGGGGACGCGGGTCGTCTACGTCATGACGGACGGTGGCGCCCTGCCGCTCGCGTTCTCGCGCACTGTGCCGGCTTTGAAGGACGCGGGCTGGCTCGGTGGGACAGTGACCGTCGGGCAGGCCTTCGGTGGTGATCGAGAGGCTGTGACGGTCCACACCGGCCTACTGACCGCAGTACACGTCTTGGCGGCCGAGGTCGTCGTCATCACGCAGGGGCCGGGCAACCTCGGCACGGGGACGCGCTGGGGCTTCTCCGGTGTTCAGTCGGGCGAGGCCGTCAACGCGATCGCCACGCTGGGCGGCCGGGCAGTGGCTTCGCTGCGGATCTCCGAAGCCGACCCGCGACCACGGCACCGCGGCATCTCGCACCACAGCCTCACGGCGTACGGGCGGGTCGCGCTGCAGCCGGCCGACGTCGTCGTACCGGAGCTGGGCGGTGACTTCGGCGACCTCGTCCGGGACGCCGCCGAACCGCTGAAGGCGCGGCATCGCGTCGTACGGGTGTCCGTGGACGGCCTGTACGACGCGCTGGCGGCCGCCCCGGTCAAGTTGTCGACGATGGGGCGCAACCTGGACACGGATCGCGCGTACTTCGAAGCAGCAGCAGCCGCCGGCCGCCACGCCGCCGGCCTGGTGGACGTGCCGCTGGGACGGCAGAAAGCGGTCTGA